Proteins encoded within one genomic window of Phormidium ambiguum IAM M-71:
- a CDS encoding response regulator transcription factor, giving the protein MLTNQLDNHQNQKQTRKLSNQTKNSLERQIPIILAGTEAVFQHNLRGLLYFCNLSNSWQLNIVGEAINQQQMLTLAKEKPSSLILLDWDSYSDEKEGIKTLMELRKLANNTRVLVISERQEDNQIFRIMQAGAFGYLLKEDLPSQLHTAIITLSKGQVYLCPEVTTKFFRMFHCYEGRTLLNSNNYNLTQREQEVLQLLVEGACNQTIAQNLFITVATVKAHLTAIFEKLGVDSRAMAIVKALKAGLV; this is encoded by the coding sequence ATGCTTACAAATCAACTAGATAATCATCAAAATCAAAAACAAACCAGGAAATTATCAAACCAGACAAAAAACAGTTTAGAACGCCAGATACCAATAATTTTAGCGGGTACTGAAGCAGTTTTTCAACATAACTTGCGAGGACTACTTTATTTTTGTAATTTAAGTAATTCCTGGCAACTAAATATTGTTGGCGAAGCAATTAATCAACAACAAATGCTTACCTTAGCTAAGGAAAAGCCAAGTTCTTTAATTTTATTAGATTGGGATTCATACAGTGACGAAAAAGAAGGAATTAAAACCTTAATGGAATTAAGGAAGTTAGCGAATAATACTAGGGTGTTAGTAATTTCCGAACGACAAGAAGATAATCAGATATTTCGGATTATGCAAGCGGGAGCTTTCGGCTATCTTCTCAAAGAAGATTTGCCCTCTCAATTGCATACAGCAATTATCACTCTTAGCAAAGGTCAAGTTTATTTATGTCCAGAAGTTACTACGAAATTTTTTCGGATGTTTCATTGTTATGAAGGACGTACATTGCTCAACTCAAATAATTATAATTTGACCCAGAGAGAGCAGGAAGTTTTACAATTATTGGTTGAAGGAGCTTGTAATCAAACGATTGCTCAAAATCTTTTTATTACGGTGGCTACAGTGAAGGCGCATTTAACAGCCATTTTTGAAAAACTAGGTGTAGATAGCCGAGCAATGGCGATCGTCAAAGCTTTAAAAGCTGGTTTAGTTTAA
- a CDS encoding phage tail protein — translation MQAGVFTTVASRYYVEFDGITQAQIKSMAQISYEGKVTGNAKPIGSTKSGIHDRQTTSGGYDSHPAMTIEVYLCDHPSSASSQLYKWFQECLPPSEGGRGNWSNNRKNGSVVVYDPNGNEVLRWNLERAWPKKYSLSDADVTGQDLAVETYELVAERIRKAKAVSNRAVTYGGV, via the coding sequence ATGCAAGCTGGAGTTTTTACAACTGTTGCTTCTCGCTACTATGTTGAGTTTGATGGCATTACCCAAGCTCAAATTAAAAGCATGGCGCAGATTTCTTATGAAGGTAAAGTCACAGGTAACGCTAAACCGATCGGTTCGACAAAATCAGGAATTCACGATCGGCAAACTACCTCTGGTGGCTATGATTCCCATCCAGCAATGACCATAGAAGTTTACCTATGCGACCATCCAAGCAGCGCTAGTTCTCAACTTTATAAATGGTTCCAAGAATGTTTACCTCCCAGCGAAGGTGGCAGAGGAAATTGGTCTAACAACCGTAAAAATGGTTCAGTTGTTGTTTACGATCCCAACGGCAACGAAGTATTGCGCTGGAATTTAGAGCGGGCTTGGCCTAAGAAATATTCCCTTTCCGATGCTGATGTTACAGGTCAGGATCTCGCAGTAGAAACTTATGAATTAGTCGCTGAAAGAATTAGAAAAGCTAAAGCAGTAAGTAACAGAGCAGTAACTTATGGTGGTGTTTAA
- a CDS encoding phage tail protein: MNSAQEQLKQNLREILTVCRFYVGLKLDGSNEPVDAYFMECKGFKYTQELIEIAEVFPQPWAKANRGRVLRTKIPGNVKVNNVTLRRGLSSSKTLWQWVEDVQNGKWKEKSKNGFLVIYRQDGSEGARFAFERAWPISYHIADSIVSGTDLAFEELELAVETFVRITK, encoded by the coding sequence ATGAATTCAGCACAGGAACAACTTAAACAAAATTTAAGAGAAATTCTTACAGTATGTCGATTTTATGTAGGATTAAAACTTGATGGTAGCAACGAACCTGTAGACGCATATTTCATGGAATGTAAAGGTTTTAAATATACTCAAGAACTCATTGAAATTGCCGAAGTTTTCCCCCAACCTTGGGCAAAAGCAAACAGAGGAAGAGTTCTTCGGACAAAAATACCTGGTAATGTAAAAGTAAACAACGTTACTTTGCGTAGAGGACTTAGTTCTTCCAAAACATTATGGCAATGGGTTGAAGATGTCCAAAATGGTAAATGGAAAGAAAAAAGTAAAAATGGCTTTTTAGTAATTTATCGTCAAGATGGTTCTGAAGGCGCACGTTTTGCTTTTGAAAGAGCTTGGCCTATTAGCTATCATATTGCTGATAGTATTGTTTCGGGCACAGATTTAGCTTTTGAAGAACTAGAATTAGCTGTGGAAACTTTTGTCAGAATTACCAAGTAA
- a CDS encoding ChaB family protein produces the protein MPYQEINDLPDSVTNHLPKHAQEIFLAAFNSAIEEYDAEETAFKVAWSAVKHKYEKGEDGNWHKKAE, from the coding sequence ATGCCTTATCAAGAAATTAATGATTTACCAGACTCCGTAACAAATCATTTACCCAAACACGCCCAAGAGATTTTTTTAGCAGCATTTAACAGTGCAATTGAAGAATACGACGCAGAAGAAACCGCTTTTAAAGTTGCTTGGAGTGCGGTTAAACATAAATACGAAAAAGGTGAAGATGGGAATTGGCATAAAAAAGCAGAATAA
- a CDS encoding phage tail protein translates to MMLNPNKQLLEYLTVTRFYFEFNNNTSLLISKASGLSIAIDPASEGKPIGVRKGLATETQVTPATVSYQNMTLEFVTAGDNDILLQWYVDSHPQGWGGGGRPAMDRRYEASLVFYKQNGSEGARWNIRDAMPAKYKTTQVKADSADLFKETVEIAHAGLIRVK, encoded by the coding sequence ATGATGCTCAATCCTAATAAACAGTTACTAGAATATTTAACTGTTACTCGGTTTTATTTCGAGTTTAATAATAATACGAGTTTGCTAATTTCTAAAGCTAGTGGATTATCAATTGCGATCGATCCTGCCTCAGAAGGTAAACCGATCGGAGTTCGTAAAGGATTAGCTACCGAAACTCAAGTTACTCCCGCCACAGTTTCTTATCAAAATATGACTCTCGAATTTGTCACTGCTGGAGATAACGATATCTTACTACAATGGTATGTAGATTCTCATCCCCAAGGCTGGGGTGGTGGCGGCAGACCAGCAATGGATCGGCGTTATGAAGCATCTTTAGTTTTCTATAAACAAAATGGTTCTGAAGGTGCTAGGTGGAATATTCGAGACGCAATGCCTGCCAAATATAAAACTACTCAGGTAAAAGCTGACAGCGCAGATTTGTTTAAAGAAACAGTTGAAATTGCCCATGCTGGATTAATTCGAGTTAAGTAG
- a CDS encoding PhoD-like phosphatase has product MSWTPLRDRIDRLPLILAGPILRRTEANAVTVWVALKEPRNVTLKVYSTVNGNGEVIDRLLLVGRSYTIPLGQFLHVVVVTAHSKLGETNILEPSKIYAYDLEFGNDNLAKSLNFQDGFPEVTISYFPHQLPTFAMPPNDLNYLRIVHGSCRKPHGGGRDALTILDDLIEHSANQALNRPQQVFLTGDQIYGDDVADPLLWAVTEAGNTLLGWEEQLPVKQLENREVEYIKISEFLPGKRTEIAQEYAGFTAMLVNKPEKAKSHLFGVGEYFAMYLFAWSPIVWPNRFPTGNRVRKDQKKAQLWDEEAAVVLEFANDIWKVRRSLANISTYMICDDHDVTDDWFLNREWCDRVLSKPFGKRVVQNAMLAYAIFQAWGNTPEQFQSGQPGAKLLLAAKDWLMSGGINKNTEANIAKYLGLSVDTSLNNRYQDDENTVILNRQHSDGTEILIWYYTIRSFKHEVIVLDTRTWRGYIKGENKSTDPPMLLSPTAFKKQIQQPLQETDNSQIEATLVVIPTNLVSLSFVDIVQSWDWQRHQDEHIYHVFNSDVGDSWNFNNVGFGQLLSHLFEQRDRVIVLTGDIHYAGAVKLNYCVRNNNQIYPKVMAQLTSSAFKNVEFTTNLVHTKISSLALQKPKIGAGWNQLPELFEVQRIQELFQVINLENTPELPLVYEIESGNGSNHDIFWTIAAKNTNSLPDWWYRTEWIDRQKSHPAAWEKTKNVPLNSEPKNSSTPFSWLWRNRWFQEGEEVVGLANFGLVSFNWSTENDATKAVIQDVYWRPLWDENSVVYSRYSVPLKLVELPMPVNVIPPLIKPK; this is encoded by the coding sequence ATGTCATGGACACCTTTGCGCGATCGCATCGATCGCTTACCCCTAATTCTCGCAGGCCCGATTTTGCGGCGTACCGAAGCAAACGCTGTAACTGTTTGGGTAGCTTTAAAAGAACCACGCAATGTAACACTAAAAGTTTACTCTACAGTTAATGGCAATGGTGAAGTTATCGATCGATTATTGTTGGTTGGTAGAAGTTATACAATTCCATTGGGTCAATTTCTTCATGTTGTAGTTGTTACAGCACATTCTAAATTGGGAGAAACAAATATACTAGAACCAAGTAAAATTTATGCTTATGATTTAGAATTCGGTAATGATAATTTAGCCAAATCTTTAAATTTTCAAGATGGTTTTCCCGAAGTAACAATCAGTTATTTTCCTCATCAACTACCAACTTTTGCCATGCCGCCTAATGATTTAAATTATTTACGAATAGTGCATGGTTCTTGTCGTAAACCTCATGGGGGAGGAAGGGATGCTTTAACAATATTAGATGATTTAATCGAACACTCTGCTAATCAAGCATTAAATCGTCCCCAACAAGTATTTTTGACAGGCGATCAAATCTACGGTGATGATGTTGCAGATCCCTTACTTTGGGCAGTTACAGAAGCAGGTAATACCTTATTAGGTTGGGAAGAACAACTGCCTGTTAAACAACTAGAAAATAGAGAAGTTGAATATATTAAAATTAGTGAATTCTTGCCAGGAAAACGTACTGAGATCGCCCAAGAATATGCTGGTTTTACAGCTATGTTAGTCAATAAACCAGAAAAGGCCAAGAGTCATCTTTTTGGTGTAGGTGAATACTTTGCGATGTATTTATTTGCTTGGTCTCCTATTGTTTGGCCTAATCGTTTTCCCACAGGTAACAGAGTGAGAAAAGACCAGAAAAAAGCTCAACTTTGGGATGAAGAAGCAGCTGTTGTTTTAGAATTTGCTAATGATATTTGGAAAGTGAGACGATCGCTTGCTAACATCTCAACTTACATGATTTGTGACGATCATGATGTTACTGATGATTGGTTTTTAAATCGGGAATGGTGCGATCGCGTTTTAAGTAAACCCTTTGGGAAGCGTGTAGTGCAAAATGCCATGTTAGCTTACGCCATATTTCAAGCATGGGGAAATACCCCTGAACAATTTCAGTCAGGACAACCAGGAGCAAAATTATTACTAGCAGCAAAAGATTGGTTAATGTCAGGAGGAATCAATAAAAATACCGAAGCAAATATTGCTAAATATTTAGGTTTATCTGTTGATACTTCCCTAAACAATCGTTATCAAGATGATGAAAATACTGTAATTTTAAATCGTCAACATTCTGATGGGACAGAAATTTTAATTTGGTACTACACTATTAGAAGTTTTAAACATGAAGTTATTGTCTTAGACACGCGCACTTGGCGCGGTTATATCAAAGGTGAAAATAAATCCACCGATCCACCAATGCTTTTGAGTCCAACTGCATTTAAAAAGCAAATTCAACAACCTTTACAAGAAACAGATAATTCACAAATTGAAGCTACATTAGTTGTTATTCCCACCAATTTAGTTAGTTTATCTTTTGTTGATATAGTTCAAAGTTGGGATTGGCAACGCCATCAAGACGAGCATATTTATCATGTTTTTAATAGTGATGTAGGTGATTCTTGGAATTTTAATAACGTTGGGTTTGGTCAGTTACTTTCTCATTTATTTGAACAGCGCGATCGCGTTATTGTTTTAACAGGTGACATTCATTATGCTGGTGCAGTAAAACTTAACTATTGTGTGCGGAATAACAATCAGATTTATCCTAAAGTTATGGCACAATTAACTTCAAGTGCTTTTAAAAATGTAGAATTTACAACTAATTTAGTACATACAAAAATTTCTTCATTAGCACTACAAAAACCTAAAATTGGGGCTGGTTGGAATCAGTTACCAGAACTATTTGAAGTCCAAAGAATTCAAGAATTATTCCAAGTAATAAATTTAGAAAATACACCAGAACTTCCCTTAGTGTATGAAATTGAATCAGGTAATGGGTCGAATCATGATATTTTTTGGACGATCGCAGCTAAAAATACCAACTCTCTCCCAGACTGGTGGTATCGTACCGAATGGATCGATCGACAAAAATCTCACCCAGCTGCTTGGGAAAAAACTAAAAATGTCCCTTTAAATTCCGAACCTAAAAATTCATCAACGCCTTTTTCTTGGCTTTGGCGAAATCGCTGGTTTCAAGAAGGAGAAGAAGTCGTTGGATTAGCTAACTTTGGGTTAGTTTCTTTTAATTGGTCAACCGAAAACGATGCAACAAAAGCAGTAATTCAAGATGTATATTGGCGACCGCTTTGGGACGAAAACAGTGTGGTTTATAGTCGATATTCTGTTCCCTTAAAATTGGTAGAATTGCCAATGCCAGTAAATGTAATTCCCCCATTAATTAAGCCAAAATAA
- a CDS encoding ATP-binding protein, whose translation MNNHSLQDWQKLNQHSLITSLNIIKKALECKAGKGIENDKHSVVLEELPATSALRQLCNTFGLSTFETEVLLLCAGMELDATFPSLCAIAQADPQKPYPTFSLALSIFSNPHWSAITPNAPLRRWRLIEVGGGTTLTLSPLRIDERILHYLAGVQHLDERLVDIVQPLSETNFLVKSHQELAEKLAETLANAAQSEHLPVVQLCGEDVSSKRAIAVAACEMLKVGLHLLVADHLPSNANEINQLLRLWEREAVLSNSALLLDCDEAETLEKNTSAIARIIEHINSPLIVTSRERFRQRQRPLINIDVYKPTHQEQRDLWQDALGEMAEPLTDAIESLVAQFNLNAPSITAACASTLGQEYGENNSHILTTSLWDSCRTQARPRLEDLAQRIEVGAGWEDLVLPETQMETLNAIIAHVRQRAKVYESWGFAGKGGRGLGISALFAGASGTGKTTAAEVIAGELKLDLYRIDLSSVVSKYIGETEKNLRRVFDAAETGGAILLFDEADALFGKRSDVKDSHDRHANIEVSYLLQRMEAYRGLAILTTNIKGALDNAFLRRIRFVVQFPFPDATQRAEIWRRVFPSTTPTENLDVNKLAKLSVAGGNIRNIALNAAFLAADANESVSMKHLLSAARSESAKLEKPLIDSEVKGWC comes from the coding sequence ATGAATAATCATAGTTTACAAGATTGGCAAAAACTTAATCAACATTCTTTAATTACTAGCTTAAATATAATTAAAAAAGCCTTAGAATGCAAAGCCGGAAAAGGCATAGAAAACGATAAACATTCTGTTGTTTTAGAAGAATTACCTGCAACATCTGCGTTACGACAATTATGTAATACTTTTGGATTATCTACTTTTGAAACCGAAGTATTACTACTGTGTGCTGGGATGGAATTAGATGCTACTTTTCCCAGTTTGTGTGCTATTGCTCAAGCAGATCCTCAAAAACCTTATCCGACTTTTAGTTTAGCTTTAAGCATTTTCAGCAATCCACATTGGAGTGCTATAACTCCGAATGCGCCGTTAAGACGTTGGCGATTAATTGAGGTGGGAGGAGGCACAACTTTAACTCTTAGCCCTTTAAGAATTGATGAACGTATCTTACATTATCTGGCAGGTGTGCAACATTTAGATGAACGGTTAGTAGATATAGTTCAACCTCTTTCGGAAACCAATTTTTTAGTAAAATCTCATCAGGAATTGGCAGAAAAGTTAGCAGAAACTTTAGCTAATGCGGCGCAAAGCGAACATTTGCCTGTAGTGCAGTTATGTGGGGAAGATGTGAGTTCTAAAAGAGCGATCGCTGTAGCTGCTTGTGAAATGCTAAAAGTTGGGTTGCATTTGTTAGTAGCAGATCATTTGCCTAGTAATGCTAACGAAATTAATCAATTATTACGGTTGTGGGAACGAGAGGCAGTTTTATCAAATAGTGCTTTATTATTAGACTGTGATGAAGCTGAAACATTAGAAAAAAATACCAGTGCGATCGCTCGCATCATCGAACATATTAATAGCCCTTTAATTGTTACTAGTAGAGAACGATTTCGCCAACGCCAAAGACCCTTAATTAATATAGATGTGTACAAACCAACACACCAAGAACAACGCGATCTCTGGCAGGATGCACTAGGCGAAATGGCAGAACCTTTGACAGATGCAATTGAAAGTTTAGTAGCGCAATTTAATTTAAATGCACCTTCAATTACTGCTGCTTGTGCAAGTACTTTAGGACAAGAGTATGGAGAAAATAATTCTCATATTTTAACAACTAGTTTATGGGATTCTTGTCGCACTCAAGCACGTCCGCGATTGGAAGATTTAGCACAACGAATAGAGGTTGGTGCAGGGTGGGAAGATTTAGTTTTGCCAGAAACACAAATGGAAACTCTCAACGCGATTATTGCTCATGTAAGACAACGTGCTAAAGTTTATGAAAGTTGGGGTTTTGCTGGTAAAGGTGGAAGGGGTTTAGGGATTAGTGCTTTATTTGCAGGTGCTAGCGGTACGGGAAAAACCACCGCTGCTGAGGTAATTGCAGGGGAATTAAAATTAGATTTATATCGGATTGATTTAAGTTCTGTTGTTAGTAAATATATCGGAGAAACAGAAAAGAATTTACGACGAGTGTTTGATGCAGCAGAAACAGGTGGTGCTATTCTTTTATTTGATGAAGCAGATGCTTTATTTGGTAAACGTAGCGATGTCAAAGATTCGCACGATCGCCACGCTAATATTGAAGTCAGTTATTTATTGCAACGTATGGAAGCTTATCGAGGTTTAGCTATTTTAACAACTAATATCAAAGGAGCTTTAGATAATGCTTTTTTACGACGTATTAGATTTGTCGTTCAATTTCCCTTTCCTGATGCTACCCAAAGAGCAGAAATTTGGCGCAGAGTTTTCCCCAGCACAACACCTACAGAAAATTTAGATGTCAACAAATTAGCAAAATTGAGCGTTGCTGGTGGCAATATTCGTAACATTGCGCTGAATGCTGCTTTCTTAGCCGCAGATGCCAATGAATCAGTGAGTATGAAACATTTATTGAGTGCGGCGCGTAGTGAAAGTGCTAAGTTAGAAAAACCTTTAATTGATAGCGAAGTTAAGGGTTGGTGTTAA
- a CDS encoding phage tail sheath family protein yields MARLDYFAPGVYIEEVDRGSRPIEGVPTAVAGFLGFTEDIRGGAEIFKPMLVTTWSQYLQYFGRPNSDGYTDFGAYLPFSVYGWFLNGGGRCWVMSIGTRLPGSSAPEPTAVGTDVNNRTKRPALRFALRQEGALAASGNGNGALATTGDRTIRVRIMEGEPKPQPASDDGTTTIAVNTGEYFTVVVSQSGEELERFPHLTMNPEVNTEVADYVVTALEESRYLQATDISLSGSPLSRRPNNGVFEVSPPPMLVQPERFNQYVEGVRDDRTGVRGLFEVDDITIVSCPDLMRVYEAGLMDLDQVHGVMDMMLSMCEGASAGDIPNPPNRMVIIDPPPDRVRPQDVSRWVSEDFNRRSQFAALYYPWIQVPNPRNAGRPISIPPSGYMAGVWSRIDETRGVYKAPANEVPRGVVGLAYDCNFREQELLNPIGINCIRTFPNRGIRIWGARTLVEPDNTQWRYISVRRLMSYIEKSIELGTQWVVFEPNDEDLWQRVKRTIGNFLNTLWREGALTGSSPDQAYYIKCDEEINTPQTMLLGRLYVEVGVAPVRPAEFVIFRISQMTGDENEE; encoded by the coding sequence ATGGCAAGACTTGACTATTTTGCCCCTGGTGTCTACATAGAGGAGGTTGACCGAGGAAGTCGCCCCATAGAAGGGGTACCAACAGCTGTAGCTGGATTCCTTGGCTTTACTGAAGACATTCGTGGCGGAGCAGAAATATTTAAACCGATGTTGGTAACTACTTGGAGCCAATATCTTCAATATTTTGGCCGTCCCAACTCCGATGGTTATACCGACTTCGGAGCATATTTACCTTTTAGCGTCTATGGTTGGTTTTTAAATGGTGGTGGACGTTGTTGGGTAATGAGCATTGGCACCAGATTACCTGGTTCTTCTGCTCCAGAGCCAACAGCAGTGGGAACAGATGTGAATAACCGCACTAAACGTCCGGCTTTGCGGTTTGCGTTACGCCAAGAAGGAGCTTTAGCAGCTAGTGGAAATGGTAATGGTGCTTTAGCAACTACAGGCGATCGCACAATTAGAGTCAGAATCATGGAAGGGGAACCAAAACCCCAACCTGCCAGCGACGACGGTACAACCACAATTGCAGTTAACACCGGGGAATACTTCACAGTAGTTGTCAGCCAAAGCGGGGAAGAACTCGAAAGATTTCCTCACCTAACCATGAACCCTGAAGTTAACACCGAAGTTGCAGATTACGTCGTCACTGCTTTGGAAGAATCTCGTTACCTTCAAGCCACAGACATTTCTCTAAGTGGTAGTCCCCTCTCACGCCGCCCCAACAACGGCGTGTTTGAAGTTAGCCCTCCTCCCATGCTCGTTCAACCAGAACGCTTCAATCAATACGTTGAAGGTGTACGGGACGATCGCACAGGGGTACGCGGTTTGTTTGAAGTTGACGATATTACGATCGTTTCTTGTCCTGACTTAATGCGAGTTTACGAAGCAGGTTTAATGGATCTCGATCAAGTACATGGTGTCATGGATATGATGCTGAGTATGTGCGAAGGAGCCTCTGCTGGAGATATCCCCAACCCACCAAACCGCATGGTAATTATCGATCCACCACCAGATCGAGTCAGACCCCAAGATGTGAGTCGCTGGGTAAGTGAAGATTTTAACCGTCGTTCCCAATTCGCCGCTCTATACTACCCTTGGATACAAGTTCCCAACCCCCGCAATGCAGGTAGACCAATCTCTATTCCTCCCTCCGGTTATATGGCAGGAGTTTGGTCGCGCATTGATGAAACCAGAGGAGTTTACAAAGCACCTGCTAACGAAGTACCTCGCGGTGTAGTTGGTTTAGCTTATGATTGTAATTTCCGCGAACAAGAATTATTAAACCCGATCGGCATTAACTGCATTCGTACTTTCCCCAACCGAGGCATTCGGATTTGGGGTGCTAGAACTTTGGTAGAACCCGACAATACTCAATGGCGTTATATCAGCGTTCGCCGCTTAATGAGTTACATCGAAAAATCGATCGAACTCGGTACCCAATGGGTAGTCTTTGAACCCAATGACGAAGACTTATGGCAACGAGTCAAACGCACTATTGGCAATTTCCTCAACACATTATGGCGGGAAGGCGCATTAACGGGTAGTAGCCCCGACCAAGCTTACTATATCAAGTGTGATGAAGAAATTAACACCCCGCAAACCATGCTTTTGGGTCGTTTGTACGTAGAAGTAGGTGTTGCACCCGTGCGTCCGGCAGAATTTGTCATCTTCCGAATCAGTCAAATGACGGGTGATGAAAACGAAGAATAG
- a CDS encoding DUF4255 domain-containing protein, whose protein sequence is MSNYLAIATVTATLQRTLQQTVQLDVEGARVTTTRPENSGGSQETGISLYLYHIKRNPALGNADMPPRQRRGEMVKRNQLALDLYYLLSFYGNEVELEPQRLLGSAMRTLEDKSVFSAQMIRDTVSDRTFSYLANSDLAEQVEMIRAEFVPISTDELSKVWSVFLQTPYILSVIYKLTVVLIEGEDAGIMSLPVRDRRTTNWQIIKQPTIDLVISATGRYQPILANSTLLIRGRMLANAVTSIRIGGVELTPQFVQDTEINFNLNSVPNEALRAGVQGLQVIHVQVPQIATSRGTRNSNSRENLYQQRIESNVAAFVLRPRIVEVSLLNIEGSDDEPRNATIQVVTDVIIGQMQRVNLILNERTANEPNSYLFAAQKLPNESNNLTFRLRDIKAGEYLVRIQVDGAESILQSDNNPLSPTFEQYINPAILIP, encoded by the coding sequence ATGAGTAATTATCTTGCGATCGCCACAGTAACAGCAACCTTACAAAGGACACTGCAACAAACAGTACAACTGGATGTAGAAGGCGCAAGAGTCACCACAACTCGTCCAGAAAATTCAGGTGGCAGCCAAGAAACAGGTATTAGTTTATATCTGTATCATATTAAGCGCAATCCCGCTTTAGGTAATGCTGATATGCCACCTCGTCAGCGGCGGGGCGAAATGGTGAAACGCAATCAATTAGCTTTAGATTTGTACTATTTATTAAGTTTTTACGGTAACGAAGTTGAACTAGAACCGCAACGTTTATTGGGTAGCGCGATGAGAACATTAGAAGATAAATCAGTGTTTTCAGCGCAAATGATTCGGGATACAGTGAGCGATCGAACTTTTAGTTATTTAGCGAATTCCGATCTTGCGGAACAAGTAGAAATGATTCGCGCCGAATTTGTACCTATCTCCACCGATGAATTATCAAAAGTTTGGTCGGTATTTTTGCAAACGCCTTACATACTATCAGTAATTTACAAACTTACTGTGGTTTTGATTGAAGGGGAAGATGCTGGGATAATGAGTTTACCAGTGCGCGATCGACGAACTACAAACTGGCAAATCATCAAACAACCAACCATTGATTTAGTAATATCAGCAACGGGAAGATATCAACCAATTTTAGCCAATAGTACATTATTAATTCGGGGCAGAATGTTAGCCAATGCTGTCACTTCGATCCGAATTGGTGGTGTAGAACTCACACCCCAATTTGTGCAAGATACAGAAATTAACTTTAACTTAAACTCAGTTCCAAATGAAGCATTACGCGCCGGAGTCCAAGGGTTACAAGTAATTCATGTTCAAGTACCACAAATTGCCACATCTAGGGGTACAAGAAACAGTAATTCTCGTGAAAATTTGTACCAACAACGTATTGAGTCAAATGTTGCTGCTTTCGTACTCCGTCCTCGCATTGTAGAAGTTAGTTTATTAAATATAGAAGGAAGCGATGATGAACCACGCAATGCCACAATTCAAGTAGTTACAGATGTAATAATCGGTCAAATGCAGCGAGTAAATTTAATTTTAAATGAACGTACTGCTAATGAACCTAATTCTTATTTGTTTGCTGCTCAAAAATTGCCGAATGAATCAAATAATCTCACTTTTAGATTACGAGATATCAAAGCAGGAGAATATTTAGTGAGAATTCAAGTTGATGGTGCGGAAAGTATTCTTCAATCTGATAACAATCCGCTCAGTCCTACCTTTGAACAATATATTAATCCAGCAATATTAATTCCATGA